The following nucleotide sequence is from Centropristis striata isolate RG_2023a ecotype Rhode Island chromosome 7, C.striata_1.0, whole genome shotgun sequence.
agatcagtctatatgatggaatagtggcattagaatctgtgagaggccaccaaatttgggcttttatgaaaaaaaattatccaGAGGGAATGCCCTCGgacccccctagccagctatttttcatCACtatctggctgctccatgtcctagtggaaagccctgttgactgtaaaaaatgttatgtgaggtgtttgctcacattaaGCTCTCgaagtggacgagattgatcacattgtactataaaatgtacaaaaatttcTCCCAGGGGGGCCCCCGGACCCTagatggtcattttttttaaattgctaatactcaagaatcaagaataattttgttgtatttggcaactgttgatatttgcaatttacactacatttagatttaggattgttttttatttatttatacagactacaaaataattttctatatatttttcagtattttttaatatcgtcaagaatatcgttatcgcaaaaataaaaaatatcttgataatcttttagggccatatcgcccacccctaatattggcaacattcctacttcttgacgtagtggtgtaaggatttcccattaatgacctagactgtggcaGCTCATGTGAGTCTaatgtgctgcactaacgtcacatttcaagctactgaaagtatatctacactgttcataatataaagttattttgcgttgtgttgctCCTCAGTGTcttgtcacccgtcagtcagtcaaaaccctgcccacctctccgtcctcctccgagaAATGAggcgcattcacacacttaaacacacattaaatgCCAAGCTAATGTTgatacctgtctgtatcagtcccgtccccacatcatctctccgtgtGTGTCTGCACACGCCAAACTAaatcctatcaacctgtccggacCATCGGTGGTCCAAACGGTCCCAACACGCTACTACATGTCGTTCTTTAGcggcgagctaacattagctaacaataaAGTTGTGTTTATcccaaaaagctactattacttcctgtcgctgaacacatgcagcttccaaaataagagcacaatgTGTTAAATCCAGcacagaaacaagaaacaagaaactgtcaaaataaaatgccttttATGAAACAAAAATTCCCCAGGGGGCCATGCCCCCAGACtcccctagccagctatttttcaacactgtctGGCTGTTTTATGTCCTAGTgcaaagccctgttgactgtgaaaaagtTGTGTGACGTGTTTGGTCACATTTAGCTttcaaagtggacgagattgatgcattttacttaaaaatttacatatttcccctctaaatggttatttattgtttgcaaatactcaagagtcaagagaaAATtctttgtatttggcaactgttgagatttgcagtttacatatatatatatatatatatatatatatatatatatatatatatatatatattagattagattaagggttgatttttattttgttgtacattttttatttatacagactaaagaaaataatttctatatattcagtattttgtaatattgtcaaaaatatcgttatcgcaaataccctgaaatatcatgatattcttttaaggccatatcgcccacccctactatataccgcccagccctaatggtGGGCGTAGTCTCCTGCTGGTTTGTTGCTTCCAGTTCTGCATGTTGTcagtcgccatcttggtttttgcaACCAGCACATGTACAGAACTTGAGCGGTTGAGGCTAGTGCTAGTGCTAGCTCTGTTAGCGACGGACAGCCGCTCTTCTAAACGAGCATCAGACTCCTTAAATTGTCTTTCAGTCTGAACTCAGAAGTCGATgagattaaaatgtttcaattgACTTTCTGGCTGCTTCACAgcggtgacctttgacctttctcTCAGAGCAGCTGGACTCACATGTTTCTGTCCGTAATCAGAGTTAGAGTTTCAGTGTTTGTTAGCTTCGTTTGATTATATTTAAATCCACAGTTGAAAAgacgtttttttaaattcagttctGCACAAAATCACTGAATAATAACGCTAAATTAACTTGATCTcactatatttataatttttagaGTTTTAGTGTGAtagaaaactaaatatttagcATCATGAAAATCTGCTCCGTTTATTTCACTGTTTTGCCcataaaaagatttttgttCTGTCGACTGTTAAACTGATTAATGAACTAAAAGTTTGAACCTCGTCCTTCTCAAACATAAgaattatgacatttttatgaatttttatatTAGTTTCATTAAACTAGAGAGAAAAGGACCAGTGGAGTCAGTGACTACATTTATAATGAGATGAGACGTAACATgtgtaggcctgtcaccataacacatttttaggacgatatattttcccagaaactatccaATAAACGACAGTATTGTTGTATcgatgttttagttttataactaTTAGAGCATAAGTCCATCCTTTTCCAgagcaatacatttttaagtcttgagaatatttaacattggagttgaaatgtagaaaagaaagaccggagtgtgtgtgttccaattacggggcaatcacactgctcagcctccccgggaaagtctactgcagggtgctggaaaggaggctccggccgattgtcgaacctcagattcaggaggaacaatgtggcttccgtcctggccgtggaacaacggtcCACCTCTTTACCCTTgtgagacttctggaggggtcataggagtttgctcatccagtcttcatgtgttttgtggacttggagaaggcttactACGTGTCCCTCGgagagtcttgtggggggtactggtGTCCGGTCCCTacataaccaaagtgagagctgtgtccacatactcggcacaacgtgaaacatgttcccagtgggtgttggcctccgccagggttgccctttgtctccgattctgttcgtagtcttcatggacaggatctcgaggcacagccggggggaggaagggattcggtttggtgacctaagaattgcatctctgctttttgcggATGAtatggttcttttggcttcatcagactgggacctccagcactcactggggcggtttgcagccgagtgcgaagcggttgggatgagagtcagcacctccaagtctgaggccatagttctctgccggaaaacgatggactgccccctctgggtggggagagaggtactgcctcaagcgaggGAGCTCAAGTACCTTGGGCTATTGTTCACGAGTGAGTCTAGAAccgagcgtgagatggacaggcggttcggtgcagcgtcagcagtaaTGCGGgtgttgtaccggaccgttgtggtaaagaaggagctgagcctgaaggcaaagatTGCTCTCGATTAACCGGTCCAtttatgttccaaccctcacctatggtcatgagctttgggtagtgaccaaaagaacaagatcgcggatataagcggctgaaatgagtttcctccgtagggcgGCTGGGCTCAgtcttagagatagggtgaggagctcagacatccggagggagctcggagtagcgCCGCTGCTCCTTTGCGTGGAAatgagccagttgaggtggtttgggcatctggtaagaaTGCCTCCCGGGCTCTTCCCAtgagaggtgttccgggcacgtccaactggtaggaggccccggggaagacccagaacacggtggagggattatatctctctcctggcctgggaacgcctcggggtcccccaggaggagctgaacgttgtggctggggagagggacgtctggaataccctgcttagcctgctgccctcgtgacccggccccggataaacagctggaatggctgcctGGGAAATATAGGTTATTTTCGGCAGTTcatgctgcctgtcaaacatttgcatcctactttaaatgctaaaaacacaaaaagtcacacatttaaatgaaaatgtattgagtccagaaaaaaaatattgtgtccatttttctatattgaacgataagttGATAtggtaattatcgtgacaggcctaaatAGGTGGTTGATTGGTTGAGTGGTAGTTATTGACCAGGTGTTTAGTTGTCATGGAGACGTTGGGAGCGCTTGGTTTGATGATTTTAATATAACAGAAGCTCATGTTGAGATTTAGATCCTGCAGCCGCTATGTTTCAGTTCTGCTGTCAAAGGTGAACAGGTGTCAGAGTTCAGGATCATATGTGTGGTCAGAGTGACGTGGAGATAATAACTGACCTTCAGGAGAAACTGTAACATTCATCTGTGACACAAAGGACGCAGCTTTAGAGCTCCTCACCTGTTCGAGACCACATCAGTCtgatctagggctgggcgatatggaccaaaagtcacatcccaatatatttaggctgaatatcgatatatgatatatatcccgtttttattgcaaagtgagagcaaatgttcagagtcagatatgacatgtcacaagttttattgaatccgtttatttaagtggacATAAATCCTGtataacaggagaacctttttaaaaaaaatcaaagctccataaagtgcacattaaggtaaaaaaaaagatcttaaataaaaatagcctatgaaataaaaaagacttatcttttaacattacaaaataactaaatatgacaaaccctagtaagggcagcatttataaatattttttttctgaactatatcaatatatgcaatatggtctaattccatattacatttgaaaatatattggtatatcttttatatctatatatcgcccagcccgaATCTGATCCAGGTGCCAGagttttgtaaagcactttcagttgcatttatatgtatgaaaagcgctatataaataaagtttgattgattgacagttCTTAAACCCTGAAGtcagttagcatgttagcattttaGCTCCCTGGGGTCAGTGAGGACTCTGTATGTGTTGGtggtatctagacattttccatggttttggttattatcaggaaaaccatggaaaatgtctagatatcagctctgaaataaacttatttttgtttttatcattatatttgtccaaacaaatgtacctttagttgtaccaggcattaaaatgaataatttcattgtaatactattttccatgactgtgtattgtatcaatactgtaccatattgcaaaatgcttaaaatcgcaataaaaTCGTAAGGTGGGGCCGatatgctgattcacacctctactgaaATGCGTCACTCCTTTTGCTCTCTCTTGTGTCTGTGTATCTACTGTTgtgaaaactattttaaaacaatatataatgcgGAAAATGTTGCACataattctttttcttttaatagtCAGAAACTGAGTGAAAGTGAACactaatgatgtttatttttttcctgtttcttctttattttctgctaTCATTTATGGAATTGTCAGACAGTGTGACactttgtttgtataatgtttaATGATGTTCTTCTCCTCAGATGGTGGGTAAGATGGGCGGAGAAGCCATGTCTCACCTCAACAGCTCGTCAGGCGGCGTGGAGCCTTCGCTGTACTACCCCGGACAGAAACGACCCGGAGAGGACGGAGGTGAGCCACTGCATTCATTTATCACTCATCTACAAATATACCAATATAAATCAGCATCAACTTTGCTACCTGAAGTGTTGGAAAACCTTTAACCTGAACTAGAACCATTTAAACCAAAAGTTTTCTATTGGAAACTTTGGAACCAGTTTAAGGCTGCTGCTAATGATACCTGCTGCATCATTTTATTGAAATcgcaatatgttttttttaccctctgaaccctgaaaagagatttaaaatgtttatattctttAGAATACACTAAAATCATAGACCTTATCATAGACATTTATCATAAACAGTAACTGTAAAAACTGGCATTATTGTCAGAGTGTGAACTTTCCGGGCGTTCTTGAATGGATCATCGGTTACAAACTTTtccattataaaaagtgaccaaagcTTGTGTTaagtgttgatatttgtgtcagaatctctttatactacatgtgtcatttcaaATAAAGGGTTTGCACTaaacagatcctgttaaaaacattaaattctgctccccagagacactgtgaagacatgattgattctgctgagacaaacggtcacatggcaaatattcactgaaaatctatttacacagagcagagaggagaggacaggagaggctctaatttatagagattttatatattcaagTGAAAtaagaggacacagagaggagaacgcgaaagagtaaaaaaacgccctgaattGGCTCGTTGGGGTTCAGGACAGAATATTTGTCAAAATCctgattttaaataaaatattgtgacAGAATTCTGTACACTTTTGTGAATCATgttgaaattatatatattatatatattttattttgtgtctctcagtAGGTAACCAGCTTGCAGCCATGGGGCATCAAAGGTACGATCAGCAGTGCTTATtgatctctcacacacatgcacacacacacacacacacacacacacacacacacacacactcactcactcactcactcactcactcactctcccaGCAGGGTgataatgacacacacacatcagcatcatattCTTGTTTGCAAATAGAGCTCAGTGTGTCGGGCTGTAACTGAAGATAAGTGTTTATAGATCTGTTCTCCTGCagccatccacacacacacactgagcgggatgttaatgtgtgtgtgtctgtgtgtttctgcagggtAATCACAGAGGATTACAAGGTCCCTGACAGGATGGTCGGCTTCAGTGAgtatgacctctgacctctcagGATGTCCTGCTGCTGTCGACCAATCAGATTGTAGCTGATCATAACATTTCATctcttttgtgtttgttctgACTTTTAATCCACAACCTGACACAAACCACTCACCTGTTGTAACTCTAAACTTGCCCGAGCAGCCTGAGCTTTCAATAGAACCTTCGACCTCAGCTGGAGAACCTTACAGAGAACCTTGAACCTGtccttgtttgtttcttttttacccGAGATGGAACTTTCCAACTAACATGGTGTCTTTCCTTAAATTTTTAACTTGAGGTGGAACATTTTTCCTATAAAaatccttttccttttcctttcacCTCGAACCTTCTCACCCAACCTAGAACCTTCATATCACATGTAGGCTTTTAATGTCGTAGAACATTTTTCCTTGGCCCTGATCCTTTAACCTAAGCAGAACCCATGTTTTTTACCTAAATCAGAAATGTTTGCACCAGACCTAGAATGTCAAATCTGACAGAGTATTTAAGTTTACCTAGATCCTTTCCTCTGACCTAGAACCTTTACCATTTCATTTCATCAGCTTTACTAGAACTTTTAACCTGAACTAGACTGTCACCAGCTCCACTAGAACCTTTTACCTGTCATAGAACCTTGCAAGATCTTAGATTTCTGTTATCTGACATTGAACCGTCACGGTTGATGAGGAGTGTTTCCTTCGAACATTTTCACTTGTGGTGGAACATTTTCCCTCATAAAGAACCTTTTTCCTGAGCAAGAACCTTTTCACCTGACTTAATATCTGCAATCTGTCatatacagtggcttgcaaaagtattcatcccccttggatgtttcacccttttgttgcttttatatatgaaatcatggtcaatataatttggactttttaaaaagaatttgcaaaaaaaaaaccctctttaatatcaaagtgaaaacagatttttacataGTTCATAGTTATACAATGATCACTTGACAAACATCAACTGTACTCAAGTTATCTCCATTTCACcaactgtgactctgctgcatcaactagctggacctctgttgaattagttcagttgctttaaaggggatgaatacttatgcaatcatttattttacctgatatatttttaattaattgatactattttgtaaaaatctgttttcactttgatatttggggggttttttgcaaattctttttaacaaggccaaattatattgaccatgatttcatgtttaaaagcaacaaaagggtgaaacatccaagggggatgaatacttttgcaagccactgtaacTCAAAACCTTTAACTTCTACTAGAACCTGAAACTTTTTTTACCTGTTAGAATTTTGTCAAGTGATAAAGATCtttttcagaacatttttactTGCGGTGGAAACTTTACCCAATAAATAACCTTTAGACTGAGCCTTGACTCTTTAATATTTCACCTAAACCCTCTTCTGCTAACCTAAACCCTTAACCAGAGCCAGAACCATTTTCACCTGAAACTGAAATGTTTGGAACAGACAGAGGACTTTCCTTCTACTTTACCTCGACCCTTTTCAGCTGAGCTTGAACCTTAGACCTGACCAGCAGCATTTTAACCAGACTTGATAATAAACTGTTTAATCTTAACCTCGACTGTCTGTCCTCTTGTCCTCCTGCAGTTATTGGAAGAGGAGGTGAACAGATCACCAGGATCCAGTTGGAGTCTGGCTGCAAAATCCAGATCGCTGCTGGTGAGTCTGTCTGCTTCTCATATCTAAAAACATGCTGGTTAAGCACTAATGCATCTCAAAgagatttaatgtgaataaaggGATCTAAATgatgctgaaataactccaacatgatgctgatgtggaaacggtctgaattgatgctttgtcaggtctgtctgcaggaacacaaaaacactgctGTTAAGACGATGGTtttctcaatggagtctggtgcagcTGCTGTTCACGATTGAAATCAGTTTTCTGCCATGTTTGTTGATGCCATGTGTAACTGTTTGGCGCCATTAATACAACAATATGTTTTTAACATATTAAAATGTACTCAGTGTGCACACacttatgtttgtgtgtctgtgtgtttgtatgtctgtTTGCAGACAGCGGCGGGCTGATGGAGCGGCCCTGTTCCCTGACTGGAACTCCAGAGAGCATCGAGTGAGTTTGTGAAACTGTCTTCACCTGACTGACATCAGCTGCTCACCTCCACCTGCTGCtcacctggtgtgtgtgtgtgtacgtgtgtgtgtgtttgtgttccagGCAGGCGAAGCGTCTGCTGGTCCAGATCGTGGATCGTTGCAGAAACGGACCCGGTTTTCACGGAGACGGAGAGGGCGGAGCCTCCGTGCAGGAGATGCTGATCCCGGCCAGTAAGGTGGGGCTGGTGATAGGCCGAGGAGGAGACACGATCAAACAGctgcaggtaaacacacacacacacacctgctgcagccggctgacctgtgtgtgtgtgtgtgaggtgtctgattttgttgttgtcgccAGGAGCGAGCAGgagtgaagatgatgatgattcagGACGGGCCGATGCCGACAGGAGCAGATAAACCTCTTCGCATCTCTGGAGACCCGTACAAAGTGCAGGTAACACCTGAGCAGAATTTAAGgtcataatatttattaaaaagtcagatttatttaaTTCTGACAGGtcttaataatattattattattactattattatttattttttatttatttattagatgtTTTATCTCATAAAACAGTGGGGAACAGTTCATTGCACCATTATGTTATGACTACTTACTTTATGagattttacatgatttttacacaaaaatatccaaaacataaaagtattagtaaaagtaaaagagtAAACAGAAGTATCAGATGTttacctcctctctcctcctgcaggcgGCGAGGGAGCTGGTGCTGGAGGTGATCAGAGAGAAGGACGGAGACTTCAGGTCAGGACGCAACGACTTCAGCGCCCGTCTGGGAGGAACCAACTTGGACGTAcggcacacacaaacaaacgcaCCGTTAGCATGTGTTAGCCGTTAGCATTCTAAGGGTCCATGTGAATCACTATTTAAAAGGTACATTCATGTCTAGTCCGTCTCTCTGCAGGTCCCCGTGCCCCGATTCGCCGTCGGCATCGTGATCGGCAGGAACGGAGAGATGATCAAGAAGATCCAGAACGATGCAGGAGTCCGGATCCAGTTTAAAGCAGGTCCGTTTACACCAGGAAACCAGTTTAAACGGCTCCTTTTACACCAGGAAACCAGTTTAAACTGCTCCGTTTACATCGAGAACCCAGTTTAATCTGGTCCGTTTACACCAGGAAACCagtttaaaactaattttacaacaaacatatttATGTTAAACTGGTATATTTACACCAGATTAAATCTGGTCTGTTAACATCAGTATAATCCAGTTTAAACTGGTCCGTCTACACCAATATAATTCAGATTTAACTGATTAATTCCAGTAAAATAAACCAGGTTAAACCTGGTCTGTTTACACAAGTAATCCAGTTCAAACTGGTCTGATAACATCCGTATAATCCTGTTTAAAACTAGTTTGTTCACACTGATATAATTCTGATTTATTTGCACTATTAAATTCCAGTTTaaagagtgttttacacaggaAATCCAGAATAAAGTTTTAAAACCccgttcatttttacattgaattCAGTTCACACCAGAATAAAGCATATTAGACTTAGACTTAGCCACTTGAAAAGGAgtcttgtagaacctgataatgtaaaaacggacgaacgggtcaaaagttaataaacattcaactttgacctgttggtggcgctagagcccTTCAGCtagtgttgcctacacagtatcaccacttgaactcaagtaatgggtggtctgctgttaaattattacaatattggggaattattacattatcaggacttgcgaaatgaaggctaacctgataatgcaataacctcccattaatgttatactttattacattattggtaaaaagtatattacattattgggaaatgcactttattacattatcgggaagttgttacattatcaggttttattacattttcagtggactcaagtgcagatttttattacattatcagggttattacattattgggaatttattacattatcaggttctacaagcgaCAAGAGTCAGTTCATATTAAAATCCATTTAAAAACTGGTCCAGTAAATATAGATAACATAATACGTTTGGAGCACTATAATCCAGTTTAAGAAGTTTTTTTGTCAACGATATCCAGATTGAAATGGATTAAAACATGTGATCCAGTTTAAAACCAGTATGTTTGATGGTATAATCCTGATAaacgtgacctttgacctctttgTGTCCTTCAGATGATGGCATCAGTCCAGAGcgtgttgccatggtgatgggTCAGCCAGACCGCTGTCAGCACGCCGTACACCTGATCAACGAGCTCATCCAGACCGCACAggtaactcacacacacacacacacacacacacagactcaaacacacacacacacacagactgtccTTGTGCTCCTCttaatcgtgtgtgtgtgtttgtaggagCGTGACGGTTTTGGCTCCGCCCTGCGGGGCGGCAGGGTCAGAGGTCGTGGTGATTGGACTATGGGTTCTCCTGGACCGCTACAGGAAGTGACCTACACCATCCCCGCCGACAAGTGCGGCCTGGTCATCGGCAAAGGTACGACaacaaatgtttgtttcttCGTCGGTGTTTGTAGACTGAAGTCAATATTCCATGTGGTAAAGAACCAGGGTGCAGGGCGGTAAATAACCTTTGTGCGGCGCGGTAAAGAACCTGAGTGCAGGGCGttaaaaaatctaatcaaaattactttatttatccccgaggggaaattcagttagtctggtaactctggaagaatgagacagcctgatgggtgtaggagagaaggatcttttgagtCCCTCCGTCCTgcaatggagagagaggagcagtccactgctgtttttttggtccataaaggttttgtgtagcggatgatccgggtatttcaggatggactggaacatgttgacaggtcatctctccaccacctcctccagtgtgtccaacctggctccaaccacagaaccagtcTGTCAAACTTCCttacatctctgtgtgtgatgctgcctccccagcagactgcagcataaaacaacacactaccaccaccacagactgataaaacatctgcagcatcttactacaggtgtccagagatctgagcttccttaagaaaaagaggcggctctgcccctttttgtagagagcgtctgtgttaagggaccagtccaacttattatccaggtatacacctagatacttataacttggcaccacctcgatgtccaccCCGCAAGTATTCACTGGCTGAGGGGGCGCTTGAACTtgcggaaatctctgatcatctCCTTAGTCTTTtcaggtgttcagtaggagatcgTTCTTGTGActctccagtcactgaaggcttttatcagatccctatattcagattcctgtccattcctgatacacgccacaatagcagtgtcgtccgagtacttctggatgtggcaggactcacagttgtatttgaagtcccctgtgtacagtgtgaacaggaatggagccagaacagtgccttgtggagcccctgtgctgctcattaatgtcccagaaacacagttccccaacctgacatactgtggtcttcctgtcaggtaatctgtgatccaggagataaaggaaagatccactcccatctctgtcagcttgtttttgagtatgttgggttggatggtgttgaatgcacttgaaaaatcaaagaataggattctcacataagcaccagtttcctccagatgagcaagggcacggtgaagcatgtGCATGTAGATGTACAtgagcatgtagaggacagcatcgttcactcccatgtgttgtttgtatgcaaactgcagggggtcgagtttgtctttgacttcagctctcagtaggcgtagaatcagccgctccaaggtcttcatgatgtgagaagtgagggctactgatctgtagtcattaagtttagctggacattttatttttggtaccggCACAACACAGGACATTTTCCACAGTGCCGGCACACGCCCCAACTGTAGactgaggttgaagatcttgtggagaggttgacacagttgggcagcacagtccttgagcagccttggacacacaccatctggaCCAGCAGCCTTCCCAGAGCAAAGTCTTCCCAGTTCCAACCTCACCCCCATCTCTGTGACAGACAAGGGTGGAGGCTCA
It contains:
- the LOC131974284 gene encoding far upstream element-binding protein 3-like isoform X2, with protein sequence MMAELVQGQASINQPGLKSDGLADVLQRARQMVGKMGGEAMSHLNSSSGGVEPSLYYPGQKRPGEDGGNQLAAMGHQRVITEDYKVPDRMVGFIIGRGGEQITRIQLESGCKIQIAADSGGLMERPCSLTGTPESIEQAKRLLVQIVDRCRNGPGFHGDGEGGASVQEMLIPASKVGLVIGRGGDTIKQLQERAGVKMMMIQDGPMPTGADKPLRISGDPYKVQAARELVLEVIREKDGDFRSGRNDFSARLGGTNLDSVSLQVPVPRFAVGIVIGRNGEMIKKIQNDAGVRIQFKADDGISPERVAMVMGQPDRCQHAVHLINELIQTAQERDGFGSALRGGRVRGRGDWTMGSPGPLQEVTYTIPADKCGLVIGKGGETIKSINQQSGAHVELQRNPPPSTDPNTRVFTIRGTAQQMDLARQLIDDKIGGSGIMSNGGFGFSPFTQGPAAHQNCGSGQTFLTGVWGNTYQTSWQNPGQQDPGQQSQPQGLMADYSKAWEDYYKKQSQSSQQSSVPDYTAALAEYYRQQPYLWNAAQIQDH
- the LOC131974284 gene encoding far upstream element-binding protein 3-like isoform X4 produces the protein MMAELVQGQASINQPGLKSDGLADVLQRARQMVGKMGGEAMSHLNSSSGGVEPSLYYPGQKRPGEDGVGNQLAAMGHQRVITEDYKVPDRMVGFIIGRGGEQITRIQLESGCKIQIAADSGGLMERPCSLTGTPESIEQAKRLLVQIVDRCRNGPGFHGDGEGGASVQEMLIPASKVGLVIGRGGDTIKQLQERAGVKMMMIQDGPMPTGADKPLRISGDPYKVQAARELVLEVIREKDGDFRSGRNDFSARLGGTNLDSVSLQVPVPRFAVGIVIGRNGEMIKKIQNDAGVRIQFKADDGISPERVAMVMGQPDRCQHAVHLINELIQTAQERDGFGSALRGGRVRGRGDWTMGSPGPLQEVTYTIPADKCGLVIGKGGETIKSINQQSGAHVELQRNPPPSTDPNTRVFTIRGTAQQMDLARQLIDDKIGGSGIMSNGGFGFSPFTQGPAAHQNCGSGQTFLTGVWGNTYQTSWQNPGQQDPGQSSQQSSVPDYTAALAEYYRQQPYLWNAAQIQDH
- the LOC131974284 gene encoding far upstream element-binding protein 3-like isoform X1; the protein is MMAELVQGQASINQPGLKSDGLADVLQRARQMVGKMGGEAMSHLNSSSGGVEPSLYYPGQKRPGEDGVGNQLAAMGHQRVITEDYKVPDRMVGFIIGRGGEQITRIQLESGCKIQIAADSGGLMERPCSLTGTPESIEQAKRLLVQIVDRCRNGPGFHGDGEGGASVQEMLIPASKVGLVIGRGGDTIKQLQERAGVKMMMIQDGPMPTGADKPLRISGDPYKVQAARELVLEVIREKDGDFRSGRNDFSARLGGTNLDSVSLQVPVPRFAVGIVIGRNGEMIKKIQNDAGVRIQFKADDGISPERVAMVMGQPDRCQHAVHLINELIQTAQERDGFGSALRGGRVRGRGDWTMGSPGPLQEVTYTIPADKCGLVIGKGGETIKSINQQSGAHVELQRNPPPSTDPNTRVFTIRGTAQQMDLARQLIDDKIGGSGIMSNGGFGFSPFTQGPAAHQNCGSGQTFLTGVWGNTYQTSWQNPGQQDPGQQSQPQGLMADYSKAWEDYYKKQSQSSQQSSVPDYTAALAEYYRQQPYLWNAAQIQDH
- the LOC131974284 gene encoding far upstream element-binding protein 3-like isoform X3, coding for MMAELVQGQASINQPGLKSDGLADVLQRARQMVGKMGGEAMSHLNSSSGGVEPSLYYPGQKRPGEDGVGNQLAAMGHQRVITEDYKVPDRMVGFIIGRGGEQITRIQLESGCKIQIAADSGGLMERPCSLTGTPESIEQAKRLLVQIVDRCRNGPGFHGDGEGGASVQEMLIPASKVGLVIGRGGDTIKQLQERAGVKMMMIQDGPMPTGADKPLRISGDPYKVQAARELVLEVIREKDGDFRSGRNDFSARLGGTNLDVPVPRFAVGIVIGRNGEMIKKIQNDAGVRIQFKADDGISPERVAMVMGQPDRCQHAVHLINELIQTAQERDGFGSALRGGRVRGRGDWTMGSPGPLQEVTYTIPADKCGLVIGKGGETIKSINQQSGAHVELQRNPPPSTDPNTRVFTIRGTAQQMDLARQLIDDKIGGSGIMSNGGFGFSPFTQGPAAHQNCGSGQTFLTGVWGNTYQTSWQNPGQQDPGQQSQPQGLMADYSKAWEDYYKKQSQSSQQSSVPDYTAALAEYYRQQPYLWNAAQIQDH